A region from the Salidesulfovibrio onnuriiensis genome encodes:
- a CDS encoding BMC domain-containing protein has translation MAAIGFIETKGLVAAIEAADAMLKAADVRLLERTQVGSGLVTITVAGEVSAVKASVDAGVCAIKRIEGACLVSQHVIPRPDAEVSAIIATEPGQAEAAPAEEAPVVEEPAMAEPEVVEPETVAEPEAPVVEEAPVEDVAADEEPAEEAPVEAEPVKAAPAERHNISQLKKMKVGRLRQIARSLSGLPMTRDEIKSAKKKDLIEVIVNAYRQIEE, from the coding sequence ATGGCAGCAATTGGATTCATAGAGACAAAGGGCCTGGTGGCCGCCATCGAGGCGGCGGACGCCATGCTCAAGGCGGCGGATGTCCGCCTGCTGGAACGAACTCAGGTGGGCAGCGGCCTGGTGACCATCACCGTGGCCGGGGAAGTTTCCGCCGTGAAGGCCTCGGTGGACGCCGGCGTCTGCGCCATCAAGCGCATCGAGGGCGCATGCCTGGTTTCCCAGCATGTCATCCCCCGTCCGGACGCGGAGGTTTCCGCCATCATCGCCACGGAACCCGGCCAGGCTGAAGCCGCACCGGCGGAAGAGGCCCCGGTGGTTGAAGAGCCGGCCATGGCGGAGCCCGAAGTCGTCGAGCCCGAGACCGTTGCCGAGCCTGAAGCGCCGGTGGTCGAGGAAGCTCCGGTCGAGGACGTTGCGGCGGATGAAGAGCCTGCGGAAGAAGCTCCGGTGGAAGCCGAGCCCGTGAAGGCGGCTCCGGCCGAGCGGCACAATATTTCGCAGTTAAAGAAAATGAAGGTCGGCAGATTGCGTCAGATTGCACGGTCCCTGAGCGGTCTTCCCATGACCCGCGACGAGATCAAATCGGCCAAGAAGAAAGACCTGATTGAAGTTATTGTTAATGCATACAGGCAGATAGAGGAGTAG